DNA sequence from the Cellulophaga sp. HaHaR_3_176 genome:
TAAACGAAGCATTGCCTTTGGCTTAGGCATAACATTTTCATCTTCACAACTTACGAGTAAAAAACCAAACAAGAATAATACAACAGCAGATTTACAGTTCATTAGGCAATGTAACTTTAATTTGTTTCAATCTTTTTTTATCTAAACTTTCTACAATAAACTTATAGTCTTTAAATAAAATTTTTTCTCCTCTTTTAGGAAAACTACCTGCTATTTCTAAAATAAAGCCAGCAATTGTTTCAGATTCTCCTTTTTGATCTTCAAAGTCACTTTCATCATCAATTTTTACGACACGATAAAAATCTTTCAGGTTCGTCTTTCCATCAAAAATATAATTATGATCATCTAATTTTGAGAATATTAAATCTTCATCATCAAACTCATCACTTATATCTCCAACAATTTCTTCAATAATATCTTCTAAAGTAACAATGCCTGAGGTTCCTCCGTACTCATCTACAACAACGGCTAAATGATTTTTTTTATCTTGGAACTCCAATAATAAATCATCTAATTTTTTATTCTCAGGAACAAAATAGGGCTCCCTAATTAAAGACATCCAATTAAAAGTTTTACGCTCTATATAAGGTAGCAAATCTTTTACATACAAAACCCCTTGAACATTATCCATATTCTCGGTAAAAACAGGAATTCTAGAATATCCTCTTTTTTTAATTTCATCAATAACCTCTATGAATTTCATATCTGAGCTTAATGCAAAAATATCAATACGAGGACGCATTACTTGTTTGGTATCGGTATTACCAAAAGAGACAATACCTTGTAATATCTTCTGTTCCTCTTTAGTTGTATCCCCTTCTGAAGTTAACTCCAAAGCTTGAGAAAGATGATCTACACTTAGGTTTGATTTCTGTTTCCCTAATTTATTATATAAGAATATGGTTACAGAACGCATCGGTGAACTTAATGGCGTAAATAAAAAATCTAAAACCTTTAAAGGAAATGCCATTGTTATTGCAAATGTTTTCTGATTTCTATTTGCATATACTTTCGGTAAAATTTCTCCAAACATTAATATTAAAAAAGTCACAACAACTACTTCTAACAAGAAACGAACAGAAATAAAATCAAGTATTTGGTAATTGATATCAGCAAAAAAAACATCACCTAACGCCGTAAATAATAATACAATAGCAATGTTTATAGCATTGTTAGCAATTAATATAGTTGCCAAAAGTTTTTTAGGTTTATCTAAAAGCTTTACAACTATAGCACCTTTTGCCGTTTTCTCTTCATCAATACCATGAACATCTGTACCTGAAAGTCCAAAAAAAGCTACTTCTGCTCCAGAAATTAAAGCAGAACATAAAAGTAATAATATAAGTACTACTATTTTTAGCACCAATGTACCATCTAGTACAATGAAATCTAATAATATCCTAAAGGGGTCTGGGTCCAAAGTTGAAGTTTAAATTATTTTAATTAAAATGGTAAGTCATCATCTTGTTGAGGCTGACTATTAGCTGGTGCCGGAGAAGAAGGTTTATTTGTGTTTTCTGTTGGTTTCTGAGTCATTGGCTTTACAGATGGAGCTGATTGAGCGCCACCCATACCTTCTTTTTTAGTTGTTAAAAAAGTAAAGTCTTGAACATGAACCTCAGTTGTATATCGCGCTTGCCCATCCTCCCCTTGCCATTGTCTGTTTTTCAACCTTCCCTCTACGTAAACCTTGTCTCCCTTACTTAAATATTTTTCACAAACTTCAGCAGCTTTATTTCTAATAACAATATTGTGCCAATCTGTATTTACTACCTTTTCTCCTGTTTGTCTATTGGTATATGACTCGTTTGTTGCTAGCGGAAAACGCGCAATACAATTACCACCATCGAAATAATGAATTTTAACTTCATCACCTAAATGACCTATTAACATAACTTTATTTAACGTACCACTCATACCATAAAATATTTTGACAAAAATACTAAAAATTAAACGTCTTTATAAAATCTGCGATCAAAACTGGAACAGGATATTTACCTAAATCTTCTACTGGAATTCCGTTTAAAATTTCTCCTTCACTGCTCACTATCCAAAAAGTAGTATACAAATGCTGATGCGACAATTTATGTACGACCTTATCTGAATTATGCTTAACTAAATCAACACTTTCATCTATATCTATAAATTGGCTCAACTTAGATAAAATAATATTTTCATCTATCTCGTTTTCAGCTTCCACAAGCGGAAATTCATATAAATTTTGCCAAATACCCTTACCTATCCTTTTCTGTAAATATGTTTCGTTATTATTATTTACAATAACAAGGTAATTAAAATACCTGATTTTAACTTTAATCTTTTTTAATTTAACGGGTAGCTCACCTATTCTATTGTCTTTATAAGAAACACAATTATTTTTTAAAGGACAAACTGAGCAATTAGGGCTTTTAGGAGTACACTGTATAGCTCCAAACTCCATTATACCCTGATTATAATCTCTTATATCATCAGAGTCCATTACTTTTCGAGCTAAATCTTTAAAGTGCTTAACACCCTCAGTACTATTAATAGGTAAAGCTATTCCAAAAAATCTTGACAATACCCTATATACATTTCCATCAACAACTGGTTCTGGTAAATTGAAACTAATAGATGCTATAGCACTCGCTGTATAATCACCAACCCCTTTTAACTTTAAAAGCTCTTTATAAGTATTAGGAAAAACGCCATTATAAGTATCAGAAACAATTTTTGCTGTTGCATGTAGGTTTCGAGCACGTGAATAATACCCTAAACCTTGCCAAAGTTTTAAAACCTCTTCTTCACTTGCCGACGCTAAATCTTGAATAGTTGGAAAATTTTTTACAAATTTCAAATAATAAGGAGTACCTTGAGCTACTCTAGTCTGCTGTAACATGATTTCAGACAACCAAATATTATAAGGGTTTGTCGTATTTCGCCAAGGAAGATTCCTTTTGTTTTCAGCGTACCAGAGAAGAATTTGTTTCGAAAAAATCATTTATAAAAAGCTAAGCATCAAAAGTAATAGTTTATATACTTAAAATTAAGTTCTTTAGAGTGAACATTGAATTTTAATTTATATATTTGCATCCCGAAAAAAACATAGATAAAGCTATTACAGAAAATGACGAAAGCGGATATTGTAACGAGAATCTCAGAAAAACTGGGAATTGAAAAAGGAGATGTACAGGCAACTGTTGAATCTTTTATGGAAGAAGTGAAATATTCATTGGAAAATGGAGACAATGTATATTTAAGAGGTTTTGGTAGTTTTATCATCAAAACTAGAGCTGAAAAAACAGGTAGAAATATTTCAAAAAATACTACCATTAAAATACCTGCTCATAATATTCCTTCTTTTAAACCAGCAAAGGTTTTTGTAGAAAGTGTAAAGAGCAATGTTGAAGTAAAATAAAAAAATTATTAATCTTAAAAGTATATTTTTATGCCAAGTGGTAAGAAGAGAAAAAGACATAAGGTAGCTACACATAAGCGCAAGAAGCGTAGAAGAGCTAACCGTCACAAGAAAAAGTAGTTGTTTCAACTACTTTTTCGTTTTAATACGTTCATTGACATAGAAATTCTGAAAAGAATTTCATCAGGTTTACAAAAAAAACACAAACCTGTTAGACAAAATTGTTTAACCATTTATTTTTTAAATTGACTTTCAAAAAAAGTTGTATTTAAATAAATAGAGAAAAATTGATTCAGGTGAATAGAGAATTAATCGTAAGATCTAGTTCCGAAACCGTCGATTTTGCCTTATTAAAAGATGGGAAATTAACTGAGTTACAAAAAGTAGAAGACAGTAATAATTTTTCTGTTGGTGATGTTTTCATTGCCAAAGTCAGAAAACCAGTTACTGGATTAAATGCTGCTTTTGTAAACGTGGGTTACGAAAAAGATGCTTTTTTGCATTACCACGATTTAGGACCTCAGTTAGCTACCATGCTAAAATTCATAAAGCAAGCAAGCACAGGAAAATTAAAAGATTATTCCTTAAAAGACTTCCCGTTTGAAAATGATATTAATAAAGATGGTGTAATTACAGATGTAATTAAAGCAAACCAATCTTTATTAGTGCAAATTGTTAAAGAACCTATCTCAACAAAAGGACCAAGAATAAGCTCAGAATTATCAATTGCTGGGCGTTACTTAGTTATGGTTCCATTTTCTGATCGTGTTTCTGTTTCTCAAAAGATAGAAAGTACAGAAGAAAAAGATAGGCTTAAAAGACTTGTAAAAAGCATAAAACCAAAGGGATTTGGTGTTATTATAAGAACAGTTGCAGAAGGCAAAAAAGTC
Encoded proteins:
- the gldE gene encoding gliding motility-associated protein GldE: MDPDPFRILLDFIVLDGTLVLKIVVLILLLLCSALISGAEVAFFGLSGTDVHGIDEEKTAKGAIVVKLLDKPKKLLATILIANNAINIAIVLLFTALGDVFFADINYQILDFISVRFLLEVVVVTFLILMFGEILPKVYANRNQKTFAITMAFPLKVLDFLFTPLSSPMRSVTIFLYNKLGKQKSNLSVDHLSQALELTSEGDTTKEEQKILQGIVSFGNTDTKQVMRPRIDIFALSSDMKFIEVIDEIKKRGYSRIPVFTENMDNVQGVLYVKDLLPYIERKTFNWMSLIREPYFVPENKKLDDLLLEFQDKKNHLAVVVDEYGGTSGIVTLEDIIEEIVGDISDEFDDEDLIFSKLDDHNYIFDGKTNLKDFYRVVKIDDESDFEDQKGESETIAGFILEIAGSFPKRGEKILFKDYKFIVESLDKKRLKQIKVTLPNEL
- a CDS encoding HU family DNA-binding protein codes for the protein MTKADIVTRISEKLGIEKGDVQATVESFMEEVKYSLENGDNVYLRGFGSFIIKTRAEKTGRNISKNTTIKIPAHNIPSFKPAKVFVESVKSNVEVK
- a CDS encoding single-stranded DNA-binding protein, producing the protein MSGTLNKVMLIGHLGDEVKIHYFDGGNCIARFPLATNESYTNRQTGEKVVNTDWHNIVIRNKAAEVCEKYLSKGDKVYVEGRLKNRQWQGEDGQARYTTEVHVQDFTFLTTKKEGMGGAQSAPSVKPMTQKPTENTNKPSSPAPANSQPQQDDDLPF
- the mutY gene encoding A/G-specific adenine glycosylase: MIFSKQILLWYAENKRNLPWRNTTNPYNIWLSEIMLQQTRVAQGTPYYLKFVKNFPTIQDLASASEEEVLKLWQGLGYYSRARNLHATAKIVSDTYNGVFPNTYKELLKLKGVGDYTASAIASISFNLPEPVVDGNVYRVLSRFFGIALPINSTEGVKHFKDLARKVMDSDDIRDYNQGIMEFGAIQCTPKSPNCSVCPLKNNCVSYKDNRIGELPVKLKKIKVKIRYFNYLVIVNNNNETYLQKRIGKGIWQNLYEFPLVEAENEIDENIILSKLSQFIDIDESVDLVKHNSDKVVHKLSHQHLYTTFWIVSSEGEILNGIPVEDLGKYPVPVLIADFIKTFNF